A window of Fusarium oxysporum Fo47 chromosome II, complete sequence genomic DNA:
CTGTCGTTGCTGGCTGGACCATCTCGCAGCGAGACAATGGTTTCGTTTCTCCTGAAGCCTATGGCGATCCTGATATCATCTGCCACCGCGATGCCACTCCAGCCGAGGGCCACATCGAAGTCACAGCAGGCGATGTCATCACCCTCCGATGGTCAGGCTGGCCTGAGAACCACATCGGCCCTGTCTTGAACTACCTCGCCAATTGCAAGGGCCCTTGTGAGCGAGTTGACAAGACTGAGCTTGAGTTCTTCAAGATTGATGGTCTGGGTCAACTTAAACAGGGCACTCCTGGCAGGTATGCAGACAGCGTTCTTCAAGAGAATGGAGACAGGTGGAACGTCCGGATTCCAGAGAGCATTGCATCCGGGAACTACGTTCTTCGACACGAGATCATTGCTCTGCACAATGCTCTTGAGCGAGGCGGTGCCCAAAACTATCCACAATGCTTCAACCTCAGAATCACGGGTGATGGGTCCGACTCCCCCTCTGGGTACCTCGGTACCGAGCTTTACGACGTCGAAGATCCGGGCATTCTTGTCAATGTCTACTCCAGCTCTGTTGACTATGAAGTTCCTGGCCCAACCATCGTTGAAGGAGGGGTATCATCTGTTGAGCAGAGCCCTTCCAGAGCTACGACGACTGCAAAGTGTACCACTCGGTACTAGACTGATTGGTTATGGCAGGCTTGGTTTCTAATCGAGGGTGGTTGCTGATATCTTTGTGACTTGTGTTGTTTGTCAATGATGTCTCTTCTTTGGGGCGAGGCTCTTTATTGGTACCAAATATTGAAATAAAGTTCTTTGTATCAGTTCAACAAGAGGCTTTTCCTTCTAGCACTGGTCCCTGATTCCCATGGTCTTCGTTTACCGAAATATCCTCAGTCAAGTGTTACAGCAGACTGGAGACTGTTGGTTTCATAGGAAGATGTGATACGTTAGGTCTCCATTTCCAGTCGTCAAAGAACTGCATTACCATCCAcaaagacgacaagaaggacaCCGAGCATATGGGAATAAAAATATTCTTACTAATATCTAGCAGAGAGTAAAACTCCAAAAACATATTTGCTCGCATTAATTCATGGTCATCTCCAGGGCCGTTCCAGTGTAGGGTAACTCACCAGTCGTGGCATTTAACATTAAAGCCCCACGTGATCTGGCGTTTTGTATGTCACGTCGCTCAAAGAACCCTTTCTCTGTTTGCCTTTACTTATGTCAACTTAATTCTTTGTTCTCGAAGATTGCCCCCCCTTTAGCTTTAAGGCTCATCAATACTTGATTGGCAAATTGCGCTATGCGCTGATCTTCAAGATTCATCTCCGCGCTCGCACGACGCGCGCTGTTACATCTCCTTTTCAATATCTTGCGCCTCAGCAGATACCACCAACATCATGGCGCAATCAGGTGTCGAACAACCACCGTTGAATGGCGAAAAAGCGCCTGCTCCTGAACCGCGCAAATTCAAGGCCTCAGATCTTCCTCTACCTTCCGCGACAAGAGCAGCAATAGAATCGCTTGCCCATagcttcaagaaggagggagCCTACGATTCTATTCGAAAACAAGTTTGGGACAAGTTTGAAGCCAGCGTATGATGAGATAGGAACACATGCGCAATGCCATACTAATGCATAATTAGGATTACGAGGCGCAGGTCACGAAATCGATTCTCGAGGTGGCCGAGCAGGAAATTGAGCGCAACCCACAGCAGCTTCTCACACTTGACCGGAGAAAGGCTGCAGCTCTAATCGATGGCGCTTTAGAGAGATCTGGGGTTTATCACAAAGCTGAAGATGTCATCAGCCAGCTGATCGATGTGGGCGCCATAGAGGAGCGAATCCGCGAAACACGCCGGGCCGAAGTCGGCGAGGAAGCAGCTGAGGCAGAAAAGCTTCGAGGCGCCAAAACAGACGAAGAATATGAGGCTGAGACTGAGGCTCGACGTGCGGAGCGTGAAAAAGTTCGGGAAGAACTGCGACAAAAAGAGGCTGCaatcgaggaggagaaacgGAGGATCCTCAAAGAGGAacgaaagaaggaagagcgagagcgagagaaAGCTGAAATCAAACGCCaggaagaaagagatgaGCGTCGCCGAAAGCGCGAACAAGAGCGCGAGGAACGTGAAAGACTACGAGATATTGAAAGAGAAAAGCGACACAAAGAGCGCGAGCGTGATAGGGACCGAGACCGTGACACAAGGGATAGAGATAGAGACAGGGACAGGGACAGGGACCGCGATCGGGGTAGGGACCGAGACCGAGATCGCGACCGGGATCGTCATCGTGATCATGACCGACATAGGGATGATCGCCACAAGGAGAAACCAGCGGTCTCTACAGAGCTGAAAGAGAAGCTCTCCAAAGAAGAACACGACCGACTGGAGCAAGAGGCTCTGGCCGATCTGCTCCGCGAAAGCTCCAAGCCAGCCCAAAAGCAAGAGTTGGAGATTGATTCTTCCCTCGCACCGCCGCCACGCAAAACGGGGCCCGTTTCGGCTATCAATCCGATCAGGCGAGAACGTTCGTCGATTGCAGAGGGCCGCAAGACCAGCGATGCAGGGCTCGGAGCTGAACGGGATGGCCCTGGAACACCTGCACAGGCCAAGAGACCTGACGCGGACGATCGAAAGCCGAGTCGTAGTGCTTCTCGGATCGTCGACCGCGATGGGGATCGCGAGAGAGATAGAGAACGTGATCGCTTAAGGGAACGAGATTCTCGTCGCGATAGACGCTCAAACTCCCCACGCAGAGGCATCAGTGGTTCGCGTGTTCGGGACAGACGTGACAGAAGCCGGTCTCGAGCTAGAAGGGACAGGACTCGTTCACGAACTGGCAGAGAGGACCGTGCGGTTAGAAGCCGATCACGACCCAAGTATGACCACTACGAGCGAAGCAGATCCCGAAGGCGTGATCGTAGCCGTTCTCGACCTAGAGTGGTCGAGCGAAGAGAGAGAAGCCAATCTAGACCTAGACCCGAGCGCCGAGATCGAAGCAGAGACAGAAGGGACCGCTCACGACTGCGCTCTGATAGACGGGAAAGGAGCCGTTCCCGTACTCGACGTGATCAGAGCAGGTCTCACGACACTCGCCTTGGTGGAGCTGATCATTATGATCCTCGAGAAAGA
This region includes:
- a CDS encoding complex proteins associated with Set1p component shg1-domain-containing protein, whose translation is MAQSGVEQPPLNGEKAPAPEPRKFKASDLPLPSATRAAIESLAHSFKKEGAYDSIRKQVWDKFEASDYEAQVTKSILEVAEQEIERNPQQLLTLDRRKAAALIDGALERSGVYHKAEDVISQLIDVGAIEERIRETRRAEVGEEAAEAEKLRGAKTDEEYEAETEARRAEREKVREELRQKEAAIEEEKRRILKEERKKEEREREKAEIKRQEERDERRRKREQEREERERLRDIEREKRHKERERDRDRDRDTRDRDRDRDRDRDRDRGRDRDRDRDRDRHRDHDRHRDDRHKEKPAVSTELKEKLSKEEHDRLEQEALADLLRESSKPAQKQELEIDSSLAPPPRKTGPVSAINPIRRERSSIAEGRKTSDAGLGAERDGPGTPAQAKRPDADDRKPSRSASRIVDRDGDRERDREQASVVRVFGTDVTEAGLELEGTGLVHELAERTVRLEADHDPSMTTTSEADPEGVIVAVLDLEWSSEEREANLDLDPSAEIEAETEGTAHDCALIDGKGAVPVLDVIRAGLTTLALVELIIMILEKETVNETETDLVTENAAARDLL
- a CDS encoding glycosyl hydrolase family 61-domain-containing protein, whose amino-acid sequence is MSLLSKMTRFKAACWLALLLPAITVSAHGHVDEIIINGVSYQGYGSTDFPYMENPPVVAGWTISQRDNGFVSPEAYGDPDIICHRDATPAEGHIEVTAGDVITLRWSGWPENHIGPVLNYLANCKGPCERVDKTELEFFKIDGLGQLKQGTPGRYADSVLQENGDRWNVRIPESIASGNYVLRHEIIALHNALERGGAQNYPQCFNLRITGDGSDSPSGYLGTELYDVEDPGILVNVYSSSVDYEVPGPTIVEGGVSSVEQSPSRATTTAKCTTRY